The Sphingomonas telluris genome includes a window with the following:
- a CDS encoding cadherin domain-containing protein: MTTYFTDGAEFTVNTNSIVTPMSGGFTQGGQIAPTVTTLADGRFIVAWSSNLDPQDGSGSAIKAQLFSATGEKIGTEFLVNSATLDTQYQPSVTALSGGGFVISWTTFDTAADGSGNAVKAQLYDASGAAVGGEFLVDTLTTSSQASPELTALSTGGFVATWTSSASGDDDIKAQIFSATGTKVGTEFRVNNTTTGAQSASDVTTLSNGNFLVTWTDSANGGDIRARLFSSTGTALTTDIQVHTSSSSAQSGSSVTALSGGGFVVTWTSAGVSGDSDLAVMAQIFSAAGTKVGTEFRVNTQTYAQQWQPSVTGTPDGGFIVAWRTDDDILSGDGSLAAIKAQVFSSTGAKVGGEFLVNTLGSGYQTVPSLTTLADGRVLATWANEPASFGAVTIEAQFLKANVAPVIDSNGGGDSAAVSATEGQTTVTAVHAIDAGGGQALQYAIVGGADAAQFAINPTSGALVFNSAPQAGSPTDSNGDNVYEVIVRASDGELADTQTLRVSVAVANQPPVITSNGGGDIASLSVDENNPAVTTVAASDANSPTISYTIVGGTDANSFVINSTTGELSFAAAPDHEAPADADHDNVYQVIVAASDGSASDTQTLTVTVGNSNDSAPVIGFWQSDSISSGMAEGGTSFLSFQATDPDGDTVVFSLAGEDAASFTINPSSGSVQFRTAPDYEAPGSAQGTNSYVFDVVASDGVHSDVLHVTLNIWDVNEPVTITSSGGGGTASLSVDENSTIAAQIAASDPEGATITYLIAGGADAGAFTIDPQSGQLSFLQAPNFENASDADANNVYDVVVSASDGSSTDAQALAIAVGNVDEPVVITSNGGGNAASTTVAEGSLDVTQVAATDPEAAAISYGIAGGADAAFFSIDAQTGDLRFVQAPDYESAADANGDNVYDVVVTASTASGSDSQAISVAVGNVNDRPLIAGGTSLALNLPEGTAAVATIAGSDPDNDVLVYSISGGADATLFTIDANTGKLSFVSTPDFEAPGDEGQDNFYNVMVSASDGQLSAFQAVQITVSNVNEGVSITSGSSFAIAENGTFVGSVQAADVDGDAVSYSIVGGADASRFIINAQTGALSFVTAPNFEAPQDAGGNNVYDLLVRASDGSLSATQAIAVQVGNVNEGTTFTSGANFAVAENSTAVGQVHATDVDGDAVTYSIAGGADAERFAINAQTGALSFIAAPNFEAAADADGNNVYDLLIRASDGSLSTTQAVGVQVGNVNEAPVITSNGGGSSASLTVNENGTLVTSVVATDPEGGQTYAISGGVDAGRFTINSATGELRFVSAPNYEAPNDANADNIYQVVVTSSDGSLVDSQSLSVSIANIRDGLTLNGTAKADTLTGSVAEDTINGLAGADTLLGNAGADIVNGGDGNDSLTGGAGADQLTGGAGQDDFIYTSIGDSTASSMDNILDFSHSQKDHISLKAIDANTSVAGDQAFTFIGTAAFSNHVGELRSYQNAGHTYVSGDVNGDGVADFVICIDPATNLVASDFLL, encoded by the coding sequence ATGACGACATATTTCACGGACGGCGCCGAGTTCACCGTCAACACCAATTCGATCGTTACACCGATGTCAGGGGGCTTCACGCAAGGCGGCCAGATTGCGCCCACGGTGACGACGCTCGCCGACGGGCGTTTCATCGTCGCTTGGTCCTCCAACCTGGATCCACAGGATGGCAGCGGGAGCGCGATCAAGGCGCAGCTGTTCAGCGCGACCGGCGAGAAGATCGGCACTGAGTTCCTGGTCAACTCCGCAACGCTCGATACCCAGTACCAACCCTCCGTCACGGCTTTGTCCGGGGGCGGCTTCGTCATTTCCTGGACAACGTTCGACACCGCGGCTGACGGAAGCGGCAACGCCGTCAAGGCACAGCTCTACGATGCGTCAGGCGCAGCCGTCGGAGGCGAGTTCCTCGTCGACACGCTGACCACAAGTTCGCAAGCCTCCCCCGAACTGACTGCGCTTTCGACCGGTGGATTTGTCGCTACCTGGACAAGCAGCGCTTCGGGTGACGACGACATCAAGGCGCAGATCTTCAGCGCCACCGGAACCAAGGTCGGCACGGAGTTCCGCGTCAACAACACCACGACGGGCGCCCAATCGGCCTCCGACGTAACGACATTGTCGAATGGCAACTTTCTCGTGACCTGGACGGATTCCGCCAATGGCGGCGACATCCGGGCGCGGCTCTTCAGTTCCACCGGAACGGCGCTCACCACCGATATCCAGGTCCACACCTCTTCGAGCAGCGCGCAGAGCGGATCATCCGTAACCGCGCTGTCTGGCGGCGGTTTCGTCGTCACCTGGACGTCGGCGGGTGTAAGCGGCGACTCCGACCTTGCCGTGATGGCGCAGATCTTCAGCGCCGCCGGAACCAAGGTCGGCACGGAGTTCCGCGTCAACACGCAGACCTATGCCCAACAGTGGCAGCCCAGCGTGACCGGAACGCCGGACGGGGGGTTCATCGTCGCGTGGCGAACAGATGACGACATTCTCTCGGGTGATGGAAGTCTAGCGGCGATCAAGGCCCAGGTATTCAGCTCGACCGGCGCAAAAGTCGGCGGCGAGTTCCTGGTGAACACCCTGGGCTCCGGCTATCAGACCGTCCCGTCGCTGACGACACTCGCTGACGGCCGTGTCCTGGCAACCTGGGCCAATGAGCCGGCTTCTTTCGGCGCCGTCACGATCGAGGCGCAGTTTCTAAAGGCCAACGTCGCGCCTGTTATCGATTCCAACGGCGGAGGCGACTCAGCGGCCGTTTCGGCAACCGAAGGCCAGACGACGGTGACGGCCGTTCACGCGATCGACGCGGGGGGCGGCCAAGCCCTGCAATACGCCATCGTTGGCGGCGCAGACGCAGCGCAATTCGCGATCAATCCCACGAGCGGCGCCCTCGTGTTCAACTCGGCTCCGCAAGCAGGAAGCCCAACCGACAGCAACGGCGACAACGTCTACGAAGTGATCGTGCGTGCCAGCGACGGCGAACTGGCCGATACGCAAACGCTGCGGGTCTCAGTGGCCGTCGCGAACCAGCCGCCGGTCATCACCTCCAACGGTGGTGGCGACATCGCATCGCTGTCCGTCGACGAGAATAACCCTGCCGTGACGACCGTGGCGGCCTCAGACGCGAACTCTCCCACCATCAGCTATACTATTGTCGGCGGAACCGACGCCAACAGCTTTGTCATCAACTCGACCACAGGCGAACTGTCGTTCGCGGCTGCGCCGGACCATGAGGCTCCTGCCGACGCCGATCATGACAATGTCTATCAAGTGATCGTTGCTGCTTCGGACGGGTCCGCGTCTGATACGCAAACGCTGACGGTGACAGTCGGCAACAGCAACGACAGCGCACCGGTTATCGGATTTTGGCAGAGCGATTCCATCTCTTCAGGCATGGCCGAGGGAGGCACATCCTTCCTCTCGTTCCAGGCGACCGACCCCGACGGCGATACGGTCGTCTTCAGCCTGGCCGGCGAGGATGCGGCGAGCTTTACGATCAATCCGTCCAGCGGGTCGGTCCAGTTCCGGACCGCGCCCGATTACGAAGCGCCCGGTAGTGCTCAAGGCACGAACAGCTATGTCTTCGACGTGGTCGCGAGCGACGGCGTCCACAGCGACGTGCTGCACGTCACGCTCAACATCTGGGACGTCAACGAACCCGTGACGATCACCTCGAGCGGCGGTGGCGGTACGGCTTCGCTCTCTGTCGATGAAAACAGCACGATCGCGGCCCAGATCGCCGCCAGCGATCCCGAAGGCGCCACCATCACCTATTTGATTGCCGGAGGTGCCGACGCTGGGGCTTTCACGATCGACCCGCAGTCCGGACAGCTCAGTTTCCTGCAGGCGCCCAATTTCGAAAACGCGTCGGATGCCGATGCGAACAACGTCTATGACGTCGTCGTCAGCGCGAGCGATGGTTCGAGCACCGATGCCCAGGCGCTCGCCATTGCTGTCGGGAACGTCGACGAGCCGGTCGTCATCACCTCCAACGGCGGTGGCAATGCCGCCTCGACGACGGTCGCAGAAGGCAGCCTCGACGTAACGCAGGTCGCGGCAACGGACCCCGAGGCCGCCGCAATCAGCTACGGGATCGCCGGCGGCGCAGATGCCGCTTTCTTCAGCATCGACGCCCAGACGGGAGACCTGCGGTTCGTGCAAGCGCCGGATTATGAGTCGGCGGCGGATGCGAACGGGGACAATGTCTACGACGTCGTCGTGACGGCCAGCACGGCCAGCGGAAGCGATAGCCAGGCGATCTCCGTGGCCGTTGGCAACGTCAACGACCGGCCGCTCATCGCCGGCGGCACCAGCCTCGCGCTGAACCTTCCCGAGGGCACGGCTGCAGTCGCCACGATTGCCGGCTCCGATCCGGACAATGACGTACTGGTCTATTCCATAAGCGGCGGCGCCGACGCGACGCTCTTCACCATCGACGCGAATACCGGCAAGCTTAGCTTCGTTAGTACTCCGGACTTCGAAGCGCCGGGCGATGAGGGTCAGGACAATTTCTACAACGTGATGGTAAGCGCCTCCGACGGGCAGCTCAGCGCGTTCCAGGCCGTCCAGATCACCGTCTCGAACGTGAATGAAGGCGTGTCGATCACGTCCGGATCCAGCTTCGCAATCGCGGAGAACGGCACGTTCGTGGGCAGCGTACAGGCCGCCGACGTCGACGGCGACGCCGTGAGCTACTCCATCGTCGGCGGCGCCGACGCCTCGCGCTTCATCATCAATGCGCAGACCGGTGCGCTGTCCTTCGTCACCGCGCCCAACTTCGAGGCCCCGCAGGATGCCGGCGGCAATAACGTCTACGACCTCCTTGTCCGCGCCAGCGACGGCTCGCTCAGCGCGACCCAGGCCATCGCTGTCCAGGTCGGCAATGTGAACGAGGGCACGACTTTCACGTCGGGTGCGAACTTCGCGGTCGCGGAAAACAGCACGGCGGTCGGCCAGGTCCATGCGACGGACGTGGATGGCGATGCGGTAACTTACTCCATCGCTGGCGGGGCCGACGCCGAGCGCTTCGCCATAAACGCGCAGACCGGCGCGCTGTCCTTCATTGCGGCCCCGAACTTCGAAGCCGCGGCCGACGCCGACGGCAACAATGTCTACGACCTACTGATTCGGGCCAGCGACGGGTCGCTGAGCACAACGCAGGCCGTCGGCGTGCAAGTCGGGAACGTCAACGAGGCGCCGGTCATCACCTCCAATGGCGGTGGTTCGTCCGCCTCGCTCACGGTCAATGAGAACGGCACGCTCGTCACCAGCGTGGTCGCCACCGATCCGGAAGGCGGACAGACATACGCCATCAGCGGAGGGGTGGACGCGGGCCGCTTCACGATCAACTCGGCGACGGGCGAGCTCCGCTTCGTCAGTGCGCCGAATTACGAAGCGCCAAACGACGCGAATGCCGACAATATCTATCAGGTCGTTGTGACGTCATCGGATGGCTCGCTGGTGGATAGCCAGAGCCTCTCGGTGTCCATCGCCAACATTCGCGACGGCCTGACGCTCAACGGCACGGCCAAGGCGGACACTCTGACAGGAAGTGTCGCAGAGGACACGATCAACGGCCTTGCCGGCGCTGACACGCTCTTGGGCAATGCGGGCGCCGACATTGTCAATGGCGGCGATGGGAACGACTCGCTAACCGGCGGCGCTGGCGCGGACCAGCTGACCGGAGGTGCCGGCCAGGATGATTTCATCTACACGAGCATCGGCGACAGCACCGCTTCGTCGATGGACAACATCCTCGACTTCTCGCATTCGCAGAAGGACCATATCTCGCTGAAGGCCATCGACGCGAATACGTCGGTCGCGGGCGATCAGGCATTCACGTTCATCGGGACTGCCGCCTTTTCGAACCACGTTGGCGAACTCCGTAGCTACCAAAATGCGGGCCACACATACGTCTCGGGCGACGTGAACGGCGACGGAGTCGCGGACTTCGTCATTTGCATCGATCCCGCGACGAACCTGGTAGCGTCCGACTTCCTGCTCTAA
- a CDS encoding S9 family peptidase — MDKPTDIAGPPVAEQRPYSYERHGVTIDDPWHWIRDQGYPQVTDKDVLAYLTAENDYFEQWAEGHRALLDELFEEMKGRIKEDESSVPIRDGDWLYWWAFKPGAQYRTWYRKKFAGGEDEIIFDEPLEAERKEYFRLGAMDVSPDGKLAAILVDDSGAERFTLRIRDLATGKDIETVTDVAIGQPVWTSGSDGVVFNEVNENWRSYRARFHRLGTPTEQDVTLYEETEALGFTVGVGKSQDRSLIFIATGDNATSEVRFVSADDPTQPLTLISRRKEKRQYEADAAHGKLWILTNDDHVNFRLAEADPANPEEWRTVISGSDRVYLRHVTSYRDHLAIQQRVDGLDQLILRTYQGDERRIPFAEASYSTAFLGNPEFAPEAYRLAYSSLVTPATIYDYHPEDDRLEVLKVQEIPSGYDPSKYETERLMVDGRDGVKIPVSVVYPKGFVKDGSGKLFLYAYGAYGYAVPPAFNTNRISLLDRGWAYAIAHIRGGDDLGYQWFLDGKLEKRTNTFSDFVDVAKGLIAEGFTHKGGIGINGGSAGGELMGAVVNSDPDLWGAVVADVPFVDVLNTMLDDTLPLTPGEWPEWGNPITDKAAFDTIRGYSPYDNVKPQAYPPMLITGGLTDPRVTYWEPAKWAAKLRATKTDNNLLLLKINMGAGHGGKSGRWERLHEVAETYGFVLTQVDGE, encoded by the coding sequence ATGGACAAGCCCACCGACATTGCAGGACCACCCGTCGCCGAGCAGCGGCCTTACAGTTACGAACGCCATGGTGTGACGATCGACGATCCGTGGCACTGGATTCGCGACCAGGGCTATCCGCAGGTCACCGACAAGGATGTTCTCGCCTACCTGACTGCAGAGAACGACTATTTCGAGCAGTGGGCCGAAGGGCACCGCGCGCTGCTCGACGAATTGTTCGAGGAGATGAAAGGGCGGATCAAGGAGGACGAGTCCTCGGTCCCGATCCGCGATGGCGACTGGCTCTACTGGTGGGCGTTCAAGCCGGGCGCGCAGTACCGCACCTGGTATCGCAAGAAGTTCGCCGGTGGCGAGGACGAGATTATCTTCGACGAGCCGCTGGAGGCCGAGAGGAAGGAATATTTCCGCCTGGGCGCGATGGACGTCAGCCCGGACGGCAAGCTCGCCGCGATCCTCGTCGACGACAGCGGAGCCGAGCGCTTCACCCTGCGCATCCGCGACCTCGCGACGGGCAAGGACATCGAGACCGTCACCGACGTGGCGATCGGGCAGCCGGTTTGGACGAGCGGCTCCGACGGCGTCGTCTTCAACGAGGTCAACGAGAACTGGCGCAGCTATCGCGCGCGTTTCCACCGCCTCGGGACACCGACCGAGCAGGACGTCACCCTGTACGAGGAGACCGAGGCGCTCGGCTTCACCGTCGGCGTCGGCAAGTCGCAGGACCGCAGCCTTATCTTCATCGCGACGGGCGACAATGCCACGAGCGAAGTCCGCTTCGTTTCCGCCGACGACCCGACGCAGCCGCTGACCCTGATCTCGCGCCGCAAGGAGAAGCGCCAATACGAGGCCGACGCCGCGCACGGGAAGCTGTGGATCCTCACAAACGACGACCATGTGAACTTCCGCCTGGCCGAGGCCGATCCGGCCAATCCCGAAGAATGGCGGACGGTCATTTCCGGATCGGACCGCGTCTATCTGCGTCACGTCACGTCGTACCGCGATCACCTTGCGATCCAGCAGCGGGTGGACGGCCTCGATCAGCTGATCTTGCGCACGTACCAAGGCGACGAGCGCCGCATCCCGTTCGCGGAGGCCAGCTACAGCACGGCCTTCCTCGGCAATCCGGAATTCGCTCCTGAAGCTTATCGCCTGGCCTATTCTTCACTCGTCACGCCGGCGACGATCTACGACTATCACCCCGAGGACGACCGGCTGGAGGTTCTCAAGGTCCAGGAGATCCCGTCGGGCTACGACCCGTCGAAATATGAGACCGAGCGCCTGATGGTCGATGGCCGCGATGGAGTGAAGATCCCGGTCTCCGTCGTCTATCCAAAGGGCTTCGTAAAGGACGGAAGCGGGAAGCTCTTCCTCTACGCGTACGGCGCGTACGGATACGCCGTCCCGCCAGCGTTCAACACCAACCGCATCAGCCTGCTCGATCGCGGCTGGGCCTATGCGATCGCCCACATCCGCGGCGGCGACGACCTCGGCTACCAGTGGTTCCTGGACGGCAAGCTCGAGAAGCGGACGAACACGTTCAGCGACTTCGTCGACGTGGCCAAGGGACTGATCGCGGAGGGCTTCACCCACAAGGGCGGCATCGGCATAAACGGCGGCTCGGCCGGCGGCGAGCTGATGGGCGCGGTGGTCAATTCCGATCCTGATCTATGGGGGGCGGTGGTGGCCGACGTGCCCTTCGTCGACGTGCTCAATACGATGCTGGACGACACCCTTCCGCTCACGCCCGGCGAGTGGCCGGAGTGGGGCAACCCGATCACCGACAAGGCGGCGTTCGACACGATCCGCGGCTATTCGCCCTACGACAATGTGAAGCCTCAGGCCTATCCGCCGATGCTGATCACCGGCGGCCTGACCGACCCGCGCGTCACCTATTGGGAACCCGCCAAGTGGGCCGCGAAGCTCCGCGCGACGAAGACCGACAACAACCTGCTCCTCCTCAAAATCAACATGGGCGCAGGCCATGGCGGCAAATCCGGACGCTGGGAGCGGCTGCATGAGGTCGCGGAGACCTACGGCTTCGTTCTGACGCAGGTCGACGGCGAGTGA
- a CDS encoding acyl-CoA thioesterase → MTHSVFEMALAAAPEHIDELGHVNNAVWVQWIQQVAIAHWEKVADPAHKSAYFWVVTRHEIDYLRPAVEGDVVTARTWVGEPKGARSDRYMEFIGPGGQVCVRSKTSWAIVDSAKGRPVRVPAEVIAPFFDA, encoded by the coding sequence ATGACGCATTCGGTCTTCGAAATGGCGCTCGCGGCCGCGCCCGAGCACATCGACGAGCTTGGGCATGTCAACAATGCCGTCTGGGTCCAATGGATTCAGCAAGTCGCGATCGCGCATTGGGAGAAGGTCGCCGACCCGGCGCACAAGAGCGCCTACTTCTGGGTCGTGACCCGGCATGAGATCGACTATCTGCGCCCGGCAGTCGAAGGCGACGTGGTCACCGCGCGGACCTGGGTCGGCGAACCCAAGGGCGCACGATCCGATCGTTATATGGAATTCATCGGTCCCGGTGGTCAGGTCTGCGTGCGCTCGAAGACGAGCTGGGCCATCGTCGATAGTGCGAAGGGACGTCCGGTGCGCGTTCCAGCCGAGGTGATCGCGCCCTTTTTCGACGCCTAG
- a CDS encoding thermonuclease family protein translates to MAKHNDIAPFERREARRWTRVTDYVVDVDPHVRESFEPSFGRPRQSRADLRRASAKKVSRKSLWLPVAALALAAALSAWGSGLMDRSARMRQAADATTTRGLVFGMCSDGGLTNCVASGDSFYLGGRTVRIAAIEAPQLYGAACPREAQLGRQSALKLQTLLNSGELQMTKPGQDLDRYGLLLRNVTVNGKDVGQAMTDARLAREIGDMTRSWC, encoded by the coding sequence TTGGCCAAGCATAACGACATTGCTCCTTTCGAGCGTCGGGAAGCGCGCAGATGGACGCGGGTCACCGACTATGTCGTCGACGTCGATCCGCACGTCCGGGAAAGCTTCGAACCTAGCTTCGGTCGGCCTCGCCAATCGCGCGCGGACCTGCGGCGCGCATCGGCCAAGAAGGTCAGCCGGAAAAGCCTGTGGCTCCCCGTCGCGGCCTTGGCATTGGCCGCGGCTCTGAGCGCCTGGGGAAGCGGACTAATGGACCGGTCGGCACGGATGCGTCAGGCGGCGGACGCGACGACGACCCGTGGACTGGTCTTCGGAATGTGCAGCGACGGCGGCCTGACCAATTGCGTCGCGAGCGGCGACAGCTTCTACCTCGGCGGCAGGACGGTTCGCATCGCCGCGATCGAAGCGCCCCAACTCTACGGTGCCGCCTGTCCGCGCGAAGCGCAGCTAGGCCGGCAATCGGCCCTGAAGCTCCAGACGCTTCTTAATTCCGGCGAGCTTCAGATGACGAAGCCCGGCCAGGATCTCGATCGCTATGGCCTGCTGCTTCGCAACGTGACGGTGAACGGCAAGGATGTCGGCCAAGCCATGACGGACGCCCGTCTTGCCCGCGAGATCGGAGACATGACCCGCAGCTGGTGCTGA
- the ppk2 gene encoding polyphosphate kinase 2 has product MPELKRKPYEKLLEPLQEELARMARWVSVTGHRLVVVFEGRDTAGKGGAISAISERLNPRQCNTIALPKPSEDERSEWYFQRYVAHLPAAGHISLFDRSWYNRAGVEKVMGFATKEQVDAFLVAAPQFERMLVNDGIILLKYWLSCDQEEQEKRFAERTEDPLKRWKLSPIDQAAREKYDEYTKAREAMLKATHTEWAPWTLVNFNDQRIGRLTLIRDLLDRLPDTECKEPKLDWPKLKGKPAKERFTVLKPIPDYPVAEGDSG; this is encoded by the coding sequence ATGCCAGAGCTGAAGCGCAAGCCGTACGAGAAGCTGCTCGAGCCGCTGCAGGAGGAACTGGCGCGAATGGCCCGCTGGGTCTCGGTCACCGGACACCGGCTTGTGGTGGTGTTCGAGGGCCGCGACACGGCAGGAAAGGGCGGGGCCATCAGCGCCATCTCGGAGCGGCTGAACCCTCGCCAGTGCAATACGATCGCTTTGCCGAAGCCGAGCGAGGATGAGCGTAGCGAATGGTATTTCCAGCGCTACGTGGCCCACCTTCCCGCGGCTGGTCACATCAGCCTATTCGATCGCAGCTGGTACAACCGCGCCGGCGTCGAAAAGGTGATGGGCTTCGCGACGAAGGAGCAGGTCGACGCCTTTCTCGTCGCCGCTCCGCAGTTCGAGCGAATGCTCGTCAACGACGGCATCATCCTCCTCAAATATTGGCTGAGCTGCGACCAGGAGGAGCAGGAGAAACGCTTCGCCGAACGGACTGAAGATCCGCTGAAACGCTGGAAGCTATCGCCGATCGATCAGGCGGCGCGCGAGAAATATGACGAATATACAAAGGCGCGCGAGGCGATGCTCAAGGCCACGCACACCGAATGGGCGCCGTGGACGCTCGTGAATTTCAACGATCAGCGTATCGGGCGGCTGACGCTGATCCGCGACCTGCTCGACCGGCTACCCGACACGGAGTGCAAGGAGCCGAAGCTCGACTGGCCCAAGCTCAAGGGCAAGCCCGCGAAGGAACGCTTCACGGTGCTGAAGCCCATCCCGGACTATCCGGTTGCCGAAGGAGACTCCGGCTAG
- a CDS encoding Crp/Fnr family transcriptional regulator, which yields MDAYRPLPADAPRHWRDEFIGPEYLAGSAQFILAYLAANSAKPIHLLPRRPFREPKEARNEIILVRSGLLALYTTDDTGRRQIVALRYPGEAVLPMERRLKIGVQPVVRSEIAAGDARSFDDAVQDSPEFRRLVQQVVQRNHAVAFEWLTNCGLRDATSRIAHLICETFHRLGVDAERDALRSPLTQQLMAQITGQTAVNVNRVLSDLERNATIRRNDREIEALNFPELKRIAGFDPSYLG from the coding sequence TTGGACGCTTATCGACCCCTGCCTGCCGACGCGCCGCGCCATTGGCGCGATGAATTCATCGGGCCCGAGTATCTGGCGGGATCTGCGCAATTCATCCTCGCGTATCTCGCCGCCAACAGCGCGAAGCCCATCCACCTGCTTCCGCGTCGGCCGTTCCGCGAGCCCAAGGAGGCGCGCAACGAGATCATCCTCGTGCGCTCCGGCCTGCTCGCTCTTTACACGACCGACGACACGGGACGCCGCCAGATCGTCGCCCTGCGCTATCCCGGCGAGGCCGTGCTTCCGATGGAGCGCAGGCTGAAGATCGGGGTCCAGCCGGTCGTCCGGTCGGAGATCGCGGCAGGGGACGCGCGCTCGTTCGACGATGCCGTGCAGGATTCGCCCGAGTTCCGTCGGCTGGTGCAGCAGGTGGTGCAGCGGAACCATGCGGTGGCCTTCGAATGGCTGACCAATTGCGGCCTCCGCGATGCGACCTCGCGGATCGCGCATCTCATTTGCGAGACCTTTCATCGCCTCGGCGTCGATGCGGAGCGCGATGCGCTGCGCAGTCCACTGACGCAGCAGCTGATGGCGCAGATCACGGGACAGACCGCCGTCAACGTCAACCGCGTGTTGTCGGACCTGGAGCGCAATGCGACCATTCGGCGCAACGATCGCGAGATCGAGGCCCTCAACTTCCCAGAGCTCAAGCGCATCGCCGGCTTCGACCCGTCCTATCTGGGCTGA
- a CDS encoding ScyD/ScyE family protein, producing the protein MLNSHRIPRSLLSTAIATVSMLAAGSAASAAPLAKHSGGASVSVYATGFNNPRQLKFGPDGNLYVAEGGPGGTGSTVGQCTQVVPPVGPYKGSATGGRISKVVNGVRTTVTDQLPTSSASEIIGGDVEGVADIDWIGNTLYALVAGGGCSHGVANHPNGIYRVSANGSTTLVADLGAFQQAHPVAHPEPGDFEPDGTWYSMVSVRGALYAVEPNHGELDKITPDGHITRVVDISASQGHIVPTAIAQHGVFYVGNLNTFPIQTGSSKILKITPSGQIDTVVWDLTTVLGVAFDKRARMYVLEMTVGAPFPTPGKGQIVRVTGFGKKEVIADGLVLPTGLTIGPDGALYVSAKGLGFPPSLPEGPGEVLRITVPD; encoded by the coding sequence ATGCTCAACTCACACCGAATCCCACGCAGCCTTCTCTCGACTGCAATTGCCACGGTCTCAATGCTTGCTGCAGGCTCCGCGGCTTCCGCGGCGCCGCTCGCGAAGCATTCGGGCGGCGCAAGCGTCAGTGTTTACGCGACCGGCTTCAACAACCCGCGCCAGCTGAAATTCGGCCCCGACGGCAATCTCTACGTTGCCGAAGGAGGCCCGGGCGGCACCGGTTCGACCGTCGGCCAATGCACCCAGGTCGTCCCCCCGGTGGGGCCGTACAAGGGAAGCGCGACCGGCGGGCGGATTTCAAAGGTCGTCAATGGCGTCCGCACGACCGTCACGGACCAGCTGCCGACCAGCTCGGCGAGCGAGATCATCGGCGGCGACGTCGAAGGCGTCGCTGACATCGACTGGATCGGCAACACGCTCTACGCACTCGTGGCCGGAGGCGGATGCTCCCACGGCGTCGCCAACCACCCGAACGGCATCTACCGGGTGAGCGCCAACGGATCGACGACGCTGGTTGCCGATCTCGGCGCGTTCCAGCAGGCTCATCCGGTCGCGCACCCGGAACCCGGCGACTTCGAACCGGACGGCACCTGGTACAGCATGGTCTCGGTCCGAGGAGCGCTCTACGCGGTCGAGCCGAACCATGGCGAGCTCGACAAGATCACGCCCGACGGTCACATCACGCGCGTCGTCGATATCAGCGCGAGCCAGGGCCATATCGTCCCGACGGCGATCGCGCAGCACGGCGTTTTCTACGTCGGCAATTTGAACACCTTCCCGATCCAGACGGGCTCATCCAAGATCCTGAAGATCACCCCGTCAGGGCAGATCGACACGGTGGTCTGGGACCTGACGACCGTGCTCGGCGTCGCCTTCGACAAAAGAGCCCGCATGTACGTGCTCGAGATGACGGTCGGGGCTCCGTTCCCGACGCCCGGCAAGGGGCAGATCGTGCGCGTCACCGGCTTTGGGAAGAAGGAGGTCATCGCTGACGGACTGGTGCTTCCGACCGGCCTGACGATCGGGCCGGACGGTGCGCTCTATGTCTCGGCCAAGGGGCTGGGTTTCCCGCCGTCCTTGCCGGAGGGTCCGGGCGAAGTGCTGCGGATTACGGTGCCTGACTAA